tgcacacagcagtgtcatctcctcctcacactactacatcatgacatgtatacacagcacagtgcacacagcagtgtcatctcctcctcacactactacaccatgacatgtatacacaacacagtgcacacagcagtgtcatctcctcctcacactactacaccatgacatgtatacacagcacagtgcacacagcagtgtcatctcctcctcacactactacaccatgacatgtatacacagcacagtgcacacagcagtgtcatctcctcctcacactactacaccatgacatgaatacacagcacagtgcacacagcagtgtcatctcctcctcacactactacaccatgacatgtatacacagcacagtgtacacagcagtgtcatcttctcctcacactactacaccatgacatgtatacacagcacagtgcacacagcagtgtcatctcctcctcacactactacaccatgacatgtatacacagcacagtgcacacagcagtgtcatctcctcctcacactactacaccatgacatgtgtaCACAGCACAgtacacacagcagtgtcatctcctcctcacactactacaccatgacatgtatacacagcacagtgcacacagcagtgtcatctcctcctcacactacaccatgacatgtatacacagcacagtgcacacagcagtgtcatctcctcctcacactactacaccatgacatgtatacacagcacagtgcacacagcagtgtcatcttctcctcacactactacaccatgacatgtatacacagcacagtgcacacagcagtgtcatctcctcctcacactactacaccatgacatgtatacacagcacagtgcacacagcagtgtcatctcctcctcacactactacaccatgacatgtatacacagcacagtgcacacagcagtgtcatctcctcctcacactactacaccatgacatgtatacacaacacagtgcacacagcagtgtcatctcctcctcacactactacaccatgacatgtatacacagcacagtgcacacagcagtgtcatcttctcctcacactactacaccatgacatgtatacacagcacagtgcacacagcagtgtcacctcctcctcacactactacaccatgacatgtacacacagcacagtgcacacagcagtgtcatctcctcctcacactactacaccatgacatgtatacacagcacagtgcacacagcagtgtcatctcctcctcacactactacaccatgacatgtatacacagcacagtgcacacagcagtgtcatctcctcctcacactacaccatgacatgtatacacagcacactaTAGGTACACTATAGATTACTTACCAGTCTGAATGCTTAACAAGATGATAACGGAAAGAGATAAAAGTGAGGCCGGACGAAGCGGCACGcttcaggggaggccggcatgaggggttttgtgagcaagggtcagggaaggtaagggttaagtggatgagtgcaggaaaaggggggaggagctagaaaggggcggggagcggcaggctgaagtagtggtgaggcaggtcagcgcccgccattttaggagcagagagccagcaTCTGGCAGAGAGCCAACATCTTCTGAACTGCAGCATCGGATTCAGCAATGGCAGAAGCAGTGGAGGTGATGCTGCGGCGCTTGAGGGAAGCGGCGGACACCAGGGGCAGCGACTGGCTGGAGCAGCAGGTGACCGCATTGCTAGGGGGGGCGGAGGTGGGTACGTCTAGCCCTACTCCAGCAGCTacacggccgcggcgggtacggccgccggcgcgcctgagccctgatttacccccccgggtccggcgccgtgtcaggagccccacaagggaccctccacgccgggAGCATTCTAAGGCTACTGCGgcctcccggcgtgggaggaatccatatGTCCGGCGGGACCCTCCAGAGGCTGTGGGGCCTCCCCCTCAGCCCATCGCGCCAGCAACAGGGGAGTCAGGACCTGGTTCTGCAGGATCCCCTCCTGTCCCCAGGAGTCGGAGGCCTGCTCAGCGTGGGAGAGGtagtggcagcagaggcagcagcggGGCTGCGCGGTCGGCCAGGGCGGCCCGGCGCAGGCCCTTACAGGATGAGCCCCTTTCAGTGGCACACGAGGCTGCGCCTGTAGGTGCCAGGGACGGGCGCAGGCCTTGCCATGATGCGCTtcttacagaggaggaggacgaggctgTTCTGGACGGCTCCCCGCCCCAGAGCAGGCCTTTTGGGCATGAAGACAGGCGTGCAGATGCTtatatggaggacagggagttgcGCAGGCCATTTCCTGAGGGCGGACAGTTCGCTACTGGTCCTGACACCGTTGAGGACAGAGGGCGTCCCGGAGCCATCCCTAACGCACCCAGCAGTGATCCGGCTGGGGTGCTGCCGGCGAACAGCGCAAGTACCCATCAAAGGAACGTCGTGGATCCAGGAGTCGTCCGTCAGGAATCAGGACCTGCGGCTGCCGGGTTCACAGCACCCGGGCAGCTAGGTGAGACATCACTGGGAACACTGTTATCTATATTTAATGTGGCGCCTGGGGCGGGGGGGAGCAATAGTGCTATTATCGGTGGTTTGGGGCGCTTGCTGTGTGGTTTAGCTGGGGTTAGTCAGGATAGGGGGGCAACGGGGGCTACCCCCTTAGCAGCGTGGGGGTTGGGGGCAGAAAATAGCAATGTACCGGCGACCGCTAACAATAGTAATGTAGCAGTGGCCAATAGCACGGGTGTAGCCGAATcagtgtcagtgcagacgcaggcgggaggTGAGGAGGATAGGCCCAGATTAGATGACGCCGCAAAAGGGGAGgtgtatgtttgctttgagggtccCCTGGGAGCGCATTTGAAAACGGAGGTGCGTGAGAAAATTTGGAAGGGAGAGTATAtagaaattttttcgctgcttccGTTGGAGCGGTTCAACCTTGATGTGGTAAAAAAGGATGGAGTAAGAAAGGAGGATGATGATAAGCGTCGCTATCGCCTTATCCCTAGGTCATTTAGTAATTGGCTACAGgcctttgctattttggcaagtgtgattggggagaagagTCCGGAATGCTGTTCCCCTTTATTTTGCTATCTGGATGCTATTGGGGAAGCCTATAGAGTGTATGGGGGTTCCGGGTGGTTAcggtatgacgagcagtttcgtcagaggaaagcggtccgtcctaatatgagatgggaccataaggacattgcgTTATGGATGAGGGTGACAGCGCCAGGTAGGAGTGGTCAGTCCTTTCGGAGTGAGTCAGGGGTTGGGGTACAGCAAGGTACAGGGACGCCCCCAGTTGGAAGAGGATactgcttccttttcaatgaggGAAGTTGCAAATTCGGCCAAAAATGCAAATTTAGGCATGAATGTTCcgtgtgtggcgggggccatggggctagcagatgttttagagggggtagacaaagggggggggatagTTTTGCAAAAGGGGCAGACCCCAGTGCGAGTGGAAAGGATGGTGGGGCATCTAAATAGATATCCGAACCAGGAGTTAGCTGAATTTTTGTATTCAGGGTTTAAGTTCGGTTTTCATATACCTTCACACCCGTTACCAGTCTTAGAGAAGCGGAAGAATTTGCGCTCGGCATTGCAGTTCCCGGACATAGTGACAGGAAAGTTAGCTAAAGAGGTTTCCCTAGGGAGGATGGATGGTCCGTTTGTTACATCACCCATCAGTAACTTGCGAGTTTCCCCTTTGGGTTTGAtccctaagaaggagcctaataAATTTAGGCTCATCCACCATTTATCATTCCCtaagggtgcgtcggtcaatgagggcatTGACCCGGAACTTTGTTCTGTGGTTTATGcctcctttgatgcggctgtggagtGGGTAAGGAAGCTGGGTCCGGGTACCCTGTTGGCAAAATGTGACATTGAAGCGGCATTTCGGTTGTTGCCAGTTCACCCGGATAGTTTGTATTTACTGGGTTGTTTTTGGAATGGCgcttattttgtggataggtgtttgccaatgggctgttcaatatcgtgtgcatattttgagcgtttcagttcttttctggagtgGGTGGTGGTTCAGGAATCAGGTTGTCACTCTgtcattcattatttggatgatttcctgTGTTTGGGGCCGGGGGGATCCAGGGTTTGTTCGTTGTTGTTATCCACATTACAGTCTGTTTTTGAGTGTTTTGGAGTCCCGTTAGCggtggacaaaacggtggggccgGCTACTGAGCTAAGTTTTTTGGGTATTGTCATAGATACAcagcggatggagtgtaggctaccAGTAGACAAAGTGTCAGATTTAAGAACAGAGGTGGCGGCGGCATTGACAGCAAAAAAGATTCGTCTGCGGGACCTGCAGTCTTTGTTGGGCAAATTAAATTTTGCATGCAGAATCCTACCTATGGGCCGCATTTTTAGTAGGAGGTTGGCTTCGGCGACAGGAGGGGTGGTGTCTCCCCACCATTTTATTAGACTAGGCAGGGAGTTGAAAGGGGATTTGAAAGTTTGGGATTCCTTTTTAAAACAGTTTAATGGCAGAGCATTAGTTATGGGGGGGGTGGTTGATGCGTTTGATTTCGAATTGTTTACGGATGCTGCGGGTGGAGCGGGTTTTGGGGCGTACTGTgaagggcagtggtgtgcgggtcggTGGCCTGAGTCCTGGGTACGAAAAGGGTGGGTAAAAAACGTGGCATTGTTGGAACTCTTCCCCATTGTGTTGGCAGTCACGCTCTGGGGGGAGAAGTTTCGGCACAAGAAGGTTCGTttccattgtgacaacttgggagTTGTGCAAGCCATCAACAGGGTAACGGCTTCTTCCCCCCCAGTTATTTGCCTATTGCAGCAGTTGGTTCTCCGGTGTTTGTCCCTTAATGCTTGGGTGTTTGCGGTGCATGTGCCTGGTTCCTCTAACTGTATAGCTGACgcactttctcgttttcagtgggagcggtttcgccAGCTGGCCCCGGAGGCGAGTCAGGTCGGATTGGTGTGTCCAGAGTCGTTGTGGGAGATCCTGGAGGTACCGTAG
This region of Bufo bufo unplaced genomic scaffold, aBufBuf1.1, whole genome shotgun sequence genomic DNA includes:
- the LOC120984168 gene encoding uncharacterized protein LOC120984168 isoform X1, giving the protein MAEAVEVMLRRLREAADTRGSDWLEQQVTALLGGAEVGTSSPTPAATRPRRVRPPARLSPDLPPRVRRRVRSPTRDPPRREHSKATAASRRGRNPYVRRDPPEAVGPPPQPIAPATGESGPGSAGSPPVPRSRRPAQRGRGSGSRGSSGAARSARAARRRPLQDEPLSVAHEAAPVGARDGRRPCHDALLTEEEDEAVLDGSPPQSRPFGHEDRRADAYMEDRELRRPFPEGGQFATGPDTVEDRGRPGAIPNAPSSDPAGVLPANSASTHQRNVVDPGVVRQESGPAAAGFTAPGQLVGAVSPAGPGGESGRIGVSRVVVGDPGGTVACLLQASLSEGTWRMYDRAWSRWQQWCNDLGVEVLDGEIPLLLFIGHVKDQGWSVAKINGCMAGLAFGFKLRNSPDITKSFLVRQILKGYRRFQRVKDSRLPVSFSLLLQLGEQVAGVCRSAWEVSLFRLAFALAFFGAFRLGELVCASVQREGGLRSEDVTLYDDRVLIYLRFSKTDQEGRGHLVSLFEVPGCLLCPVRCLRDFQGRAGVAAGPILRHEDGSFLSRFQFIAVFKKCLRNLGMDSGKFTGHSFRIGAATEAARLGVRDEVIKRIGRWESERFRLYVRLGAV
- the LOC120984168 gene encoding uncharacterized protein LOC120984168 isoform X4 encodes the protein MAEAVEVMLRRLREAADTRGSDWLEQQVTALLGGAEVGTSSPTPAATRPRRVRPPARLSPDLPPRVRRRVRSPTRDPPRREHSKATAASRRGRNPYVRRDPPEAVGPPPQPIAPATGESGPGSAGSPPVPRSRRPAQRGRGSGSRGSSGAARSARAARRRPLQDEPLSVAHEAAPVGARDGRRPCHDALLTEEEDEAVLDGSPPQSRPFGHEDRRADAYMEDRELRRPFPEGGQFATGPDTVEDRGRPGAIPNAPSSDPAGVLPANSASTHQRNVVDPGVVRQESGPAAAGFTAPGQLGDAPLLVWILGHSFVFWGALRADVRQNGRQLGFDRGTAIVRWIGRRGMVWGNVLQEVHRQARLDRVPDILVLHVGGNDLGVRPCRELIRDIRFDFLRLWSLFPSVVTVWSDIVPRKVWREARSVERLNKARIKLNRVIGRFCAKHGAVVVRHPELEAGTGGFWRQDGVHLNAVGIDLWSLDLQGGIETALRVWRNARA
- the LOC120984168 gene encoding translation initiation factor IF-2-like isoform X3: MAEAVEVMLRRLREAADTRGSDWLEQQVTALLGGAEVGTSSPTPAATRPRRVRPPARLSPDLPPRVRRRVRSPTRDPPRREHSKATAASRRGRNPYVRRDPPEAVGPPPQPIAPATGESGPGSAGSPPVPRSRRPAQRGRGSGSRGSSGAARSARAARRRPLQDEPLSVAHEAAPVGARDGRRPCHDALLTEEEDEAVLDGSPPQSRPFGHEDRRADAYMEDRELRRPFPEGGQFATGPDTVEDRGRPGAIPNAPSSDPAGVLPANSASTHQRNVVDPGVVRQESGPAAAGFTAPGQLVGAVSPAGPGGESGRIGVSRVVVGDPGGDAPLLVWILGHSFVFWGALRADVRQNGRQLGFDRGTAIVRWIGRRGMVWGNVLQEVHRQARLDRVPDILVLHVGGNDLGVRPCRELIRDIRFDFLRLWSLFPSVVTVWSDIVPRKVWREARSVERLNKARIKLNRVIGRFCAKHGAVVVRHPELEAGTGGFWRQDGVHLNAVGIDLWSLDLQGGIETALRVWRNARA
- the LOC120984168 gene encoding uncharacterized protein LOC120984168 isoform X2, translated to MREVANSAKNANLGMNVPCVAGAMGLADVLEGVDKGGGIVLQKGQTPVRVERMVGHLNRYPNQELAEFLYSGFKFGFHIPSHPLPVLEKRKNLRSALQFPDIVTGKLAKEVSLGRMDGPFVTSPISNLRVSPLGLIPKKEPNKFRLIHHLSFPKGASVNEGIDPELCSVVYASFDAAVEWVRKLGPGTLLAKCDIEAAFRLLPVHPDSLYLLGCFWNGAYFVDRCLPMGCSISCAYFERFSSFLEWVVVQESGCHSVIHYLDDFLCLGPGGSRVCSLLLSTLQSVFECFGVPLAVDKTVGPATELSFLGIVIDTQRMECRLPVDKVSDLRTEVAAALTAKKIRLRDLQSLLGKLNFACRILPMGRIFSRRLASATGGVVSPHHFIRLGRELKGDLKVWDSFLKQFNGRALVMGGVVDAFDFELFTDAAGGAGFGAYCEGQWCAGRWPESWVRKGWVKNVALLELFPIVLAVTLWGEKFRHKKVRFHCDNLGVVQAINRVTASSPPVICLLQQLVLRCLSLNAWVFAVHVPGSSNCIADALSRFQWERFRQLAPEASQVGLVCPESLWEILEVMPRY